Proteins encoded in a region of the Pocillopora verrucosa isolate sample1 chromosome 11, ASM3666991v2, whole genome shotgun sequence genome:
- the LOC136276719 gene encoding uncharacterized protein, producing MMDPRKFLKRLATELGLMKNNSNAQKKAEKVSEPADFEHRVHVALDEDSGRYVGLPMQWKQIIGRKSDDFAGSGDSHPVSRRSLTQRNTNILDDNALGHTLSQRNTGNFEIFAASLETPGSRASVADNQDLIIERLKRELRDYKARNPHGFQELREDGLLSGGRINYSLQNLGDTTVTQFSLLKKTNSNNTFRRNTKRFDALAEEDYDFPENKRNSRSYNNTLSSAAVSGYSQDGSSSTKRHAIESANFQRVLKRSESEV from the coding sequence ATGATGGATcctagaaaatttttaaaacgtcTCGCAACAGAGCTCggattaatgaaaaataactcaAACGCACAGAAAAAGGCTGAAAAAGTTTCCGAACCTGCCGATTTTGAACATCGTGTTCATGTGGCTTTGGATGAGGATTCGGGGCGATACGTTGGTTTACCAATGCAATGGAAACAAATAATCGGAAGGAAATCAGACGATTTTGCCGGTTCTGGAGATTCACATCCAGTGTCGAGAAGATCTCTCACGCAGAGAAACACCAATATACTGGATGACAACGCGCTTGGTCACACTTTGTCACAAAGAAACACGGGGAATTTCGAAATTTTTGCCGCTTCTTTAGAAACGCCGGGATCAAGAGCAAGTGTTGCGGATAACCAAGATTTAATAATAGAGAGACTAAAACGAGAGTTGAGAGATTACAAAGCAAGAAATCCGCATGGATTCCAAGAATTGAGGGAGGATGGACTTCTTTCAGGTGGACGTATTAATTATTCCTTACAAAATCTCGGTGATACAACGGTGACTCAGTTTTcgcttttaaagaaaacaaactcaaATAATACATTTCGAAGAAATACCAAACGGTTTGACGCCTTAGCCGAAGAGGATTACGATTTCCCCGAAAACAAGCGTAATTCAAGGAGTTATAATAATACGCTGTCATCAGCTGCAGTATCTGGGTACAGCCAAGATGGTTCATCTTCGACAAAAAGACACGCAATCGAATCAGCGAATTTTCAACGGGTCCTGAAAAGATCGGAAAGCGAGGTGTGA